In one Thermaerobacter sp. PB12/4term genomic region, the following are encoded:
- the ribH gene encoding 6,7-dimethyl-8-ribityllumazine synthase, producing the protein MAVYEGTLNPAGVRLAVVVARYNRPVTAALLAGAQDALRRQGVPAEAVDVVWVPGSFELPVTARRLAASGRYHAIVALGAVLKGETAHFEYVAGAAAQGLLQAGLSTGVPVIFGVLTCETLEQALDRTGLRAGDRGAEAALAALEMANLFRSLPD; encoded by the coding sequence ATGGCCGTCTACGAGGGAACGTTGAATCCTGCGGGCGTTCGCCTTGCCGTGGTCGTGGCGCGGTACAACCGGCCGGTGACGGCCGCCCTCTTGGCCGGGGCGCAGGACGCGCTGCGCCGCCAGGGGGTACCGGCCGAGGCGGTCGACGTCGTGTGGGTGCCCGGTTCCTTCGAGCTGCCCGTGACGGCCCGGCGCCTGGCGGCGTCGGGCCGCTATCACGCCATCGTGGCCCTGGGGGCTGTCCTGAAGGGGGAGACGGCCCACTTCGAATACGTGGCCGGTGCCGCGGCCCAGGGGCTGTTACAGGCGGGTCTGTCGACGGGCGTGCCGGTGATCTTCGGCGTCCTGACCTGTGAGACGCTGGAACAAGCGCTGGACCGCACGGGCCTGCGAGCCGGCGATCGCGGGGCCGAGGCCGCCCTGGCGGCCCTGGAGATGGCCAACCTGTTCCGCAGCTTGCCGGATTAG
- the thiE gene encoding thiamine phosphate synthase: MTGDSMTGKDGAGRGGTHLPSPAGVPAERTIPTGPETGLLKVYFIYDLGLMGTADPVPLLEQVLAAGVRAVQFRAKAVADRVAYDLAQAARGVTARYGALLVVNDRLDLALAVGADGLHVGQDDLPAEVVRRLWPGGLLGVSVRSPEEARAAEAAGADYVGAGALRSTSTKDDARVIGLEGLKAVVAATRLPVVAIGGITLDDLPALRRAGLAGVAVASAIARAGDPSGAAAAFVKRWGA; this comes from the coding sequence ATGACGGGTGATTCCATGACCGGGAAGGATGGGGCAGGTCGGGGCGGGACCCACCTCCCGTCGCCGGCAGGCGTCCCTGCAGAGCGCACGATCCCCACCGGCCCCGAAACCGGCCTGCTCAAGGTCTACTTCATCTACGACCTGGGCCTTATGGGCACCGCCGACCCTGTCCCTCTGCTGGAGCAGGTGCTGGCTGCCGGGGTCCGGGCGGTACAGTTCCGGGCCAAGGCGGTGGCCGACCGGGTCGCCTACGACCTGGCCCAGGCGGCTCGCGGAGTCACGGCCCGCTACGGTGCCCTCCTGGTCGTCAATGACCGGCTGGACCTGGCTCTGGCGGTGGGTGCCGACGGCCTGCACGTGGGGCAGGATGACCTGCCGGCGGAGGTGGTGCGCCGGCTGTGGCCCGGGGGACTGCTGGGCGTTTCCGTTCGCAGCCCCGAGGAGGCCCGGGCGGCCGAGGCCGCGGGGGCGGACTATGTGGGCGCCGGGGCGCTGCGTTCCACCTCCACCAAGGACGATGCCCGGGTCATCGGCCTGGAGGGGTTGAAGGCGGTGGTGGCCGCCACCCGCCTGCCCGTGGTGGCCATCGGCGGCATCACCCTGGACGACCTCCCGGCCCTGCGCCGGGCCGGCCTGGCCGGGGTCGCCGTAGCCTCGGCCATCGCCCGGGCGGGCGACCCGAGCGGGGCGGCGGCCGCCTTCGTGAAGCGGTGGGGTGCGTGA
- a CDS encoding carbohydrate ABC transporter permease has product MLGSLSETQRPARWAWLLLVPVTLPVLLLYAWLLLASWSDGMEGFRPLGWTLENWSFLWQPDPFGPGIGQLTLNTFLFAVLVALGEVLLASTAAYALSRLPVPGRRLWLAMLIVLHAFPGITLLVALFLLLRQLGLYDTLAGVVLAKIALELPFHVWVLKGFYDQVSWDHEMAALLDGATRLVAWWRVVLPIIRPGLMASAVFAFLSGWSEFLLPYVLAPGADVQTLPVYLGSLLSQADVARYGTVTAVAVFYMIPVMLVYLFLQRYLMVLYTGGVKR; this is encoded by the coding sequence GTGCTCGGCAGCCTGAGCGAGACCCAGCGGCCGGCGCGGTGGGCGTGGCTGCTCCTGGTACCGGTCACGCTCCCCGTGCTGCTGCTGTACGCGTGGCTTCTTCTGGCTTCGTGGAGCGACGGCATGGAGGGTTTCCGGCCCCTGGGCTGGACCCTGGAGAACTGGTCGTTCCTGTGGCAGCCCGATCCCTTCGGGCCCGGCATCGGGCAGCTGACGCTGAACACCTTCCTCTTTGCCGTCCTGGTGGCCCTGGGTGAGGTGCTGCTGGCCAGCACGGCCGCCTACGCCCTCTCCCGCCTGCCCGTGCCGGGGCGGCGGCTCTGGCTGGCGATGCTCATCGTGCTCCACGCCTTCCCGGGGATCACGCTGCTGGTCGCGCTCTTCCTGCTCCTGCGGCAGCTGGGCCTGTACGACACCCTGGCGGGCGTGGTGCTGGCCAAGATCGCCCTGGAGCTGCCCTTCCACGTCTGGGTGCTCAAGGGCTTCTACGACCAGGTGTCCTGGGATCACGAAATGGCGGCGCTGCTGGATGGCGCCACCCGGCTGGTGGCCTGGTGGCGGGTGGTGCTGCCCATCATCCGGCCGGGGCTCATGGCGTCGGCGGTCTTCGCCTTCCTCTCGGGGTGGAGCGAGTTCCTGCTGCCGTACGTCCTGGCGCCCGGCGCCGACGTCCAGACGCTGCCGGTGTACCTGGGTTCCCTGCTCTCCCAGGCCGACGTGGCCCGGTACGGCACCGTGACCGCGGTGGCCGTGTTCTACATGATCCCGGTGATGCTGGTCTACCTGTTCCTGCAGCGGTACCTGATGGTGTTGTACACGGGGGGTGTGAAGCGGTGA
- a CDS encoding MFS transporter: MLGVLLLGVFLGALDIAIVGPALSAIGRDFAISERQLSWVFTIYVLCNLVGNPLMARLSDLRGRRPIYMLDVALFGLGSVVVAAAPSFPVLLAGRAIQGLASGGIFPVASATIGETFPPERRGRALGMTGAMFGLAFLLGPVIGGVLLPFGWQWLFLINVPLAALVLVWSRRVLPAPRPAARSAFDLPGMVLLGLGLVALALAINRIDSQQVLASLTSPGVWPLLLAGLVLLAAFQRVEATAPAPLIDPGLLANRQLAVANALSGLSGLLQAGLVFVPSLAVAAFGVDPSTAAYLLGPAVLASAVGAPLVGRLLDQAGSRVVLSAGTAVLAAGLLLIPLATRNVGLFVADGVVVGLGLASLTGAPLRYVVLNEAGAGHRAAAQSLLTVASNMGQIVGSAAMGAIVASHAGDLAGYEQAYVVLGVLAALGVLAALSLKNREEERRTALKNSPA, translated from the coding sequence GTGCTGGGCGTCCTGCTGCTCGGCGTGTTCCTGGGGGCGCTGGACATCGCCATCGTCGGCCCGGCACTGAGTGCCATCGGCCGGGACTTCGCCATCAGCGAGCGGCAGCTCAGCTGGGTCTTCACCATCTACGTGCTGTGCAATCTCGTTGGCAACCCGCTGATGGCCCGGCTCTCCGACCTGCGGGGACGGCGGCCGATTTACATGCTGGATGTGGCGCTCTTCGGCCTGGGTTCGGTGGTGGTCGCCGCCGCACCCTCCTTCCCCGTCCTGCTGGCCGGGCGGGCGATCCAGGGCCTCGCCTCGGGCGGCATTTTCCCCGTGGCCAGTGCGACCATCGGCGAGACCTTCCCGCCAGAGCGTCGCGGCCGTGCCCTGGGGATGACGGGCGCCATGTTCGGGCTGGCCTTTTTGCTGGGGCCCGTGATCGGCGGCGTGCTGTTGCCCTTTGGCTGGCAGTGGCTCTTTTTGATCAACGTACCCCTGGCCGCTCTGGTGCTGGTCTGGAGCCGCCGGGTTCTTCCGGCGCCGCGGCCGGCGGCTCGGTCCGCCTTTGACCTGCCCGGCATGGTCCTGCTGGGGTTGGGTCTTGTGGCCCTGGCCCTGGCCATCAACCGCATTGACAGCCAGCAGGTTTTGGCGAGCCTCACTTCGCCAGGGGTGTGGCCCCTTTTGCTGGCTGGGCTCGTGCTGCTCGCCGCCTTCCAGCGGGTGGAGGCCACCGCCCCCGCGCCGCTTATCGACCCCGGCCTGTTGGCCAATCGCCAGCTGGCCGTGGCCAACGCCCTCTCCGGCCTGAGCGGCCTGCTCCAGGCGGGGCTGGTCTTCGTCCCCTCCCTGGCCGTCGCCGCCTTTGGGGTGGACCCCTCCACGGCCGCCTACCTGCTTGGCCCGGCGGTGCTGGCCAGTGCCGTGGGGGCGCCGCTGGTGGGCCGCCTGCTGGACCAGGCCGGCTCCCGGGTGGTCCTTTCAGCCGGAACGGCGGTGCTGGCCGCCGGGCTGCTCCTGATCCCCCTGGCCACCCGGAACGTGGGGCTGTTCGTGGCGGACGGCGTCGTGGTAGGCCTCGGCCTGGCCAGCCTGACGGGCGCTCCCCTGCGGTATGTGGTTCTGAACGAAGCCGGGGCCGGCCACCGGGCGGCCGCCCAGTCCCTGCTCACCGTGGCCAGCAACATGGGCCAGATCGTGGGCAGCGCCGCCATGGGCGCCATCGTGGCCTCCCACGCCGGCGACCTGGCGGGGTACGAGCAGGCGTACGTGGTGCTGGGCGTGCTGGCGGCCCTGGGCGTCCTGGCTGCCCTTTCCTTGAAGAACCGGGAGGAAGAGCGCCGCACGGCGCTGAAAAACAGCCCTGCTTGA
- a CDS encoding carbohydrate ABC transporter permease has translation MSRVRRMVEPAAGGAGAAALAAARPAAPWCLGAGFLLPFALVVAVFFLVPAVLTVILSLTDVSVATGLRGFRWVGLENYQRVVTDPVAGLVLRNTLLYVGATLTLFNVGLALVLALATAFLPGRWGGFFRAVWLLPRITPSVVYVLMWKYFAAERPYGVINQVLAALGLPAAGNWLYEHPWPMVIAINGFVGASMGMIIFSAAIQAIPREQLIAAQVDGAGTWALVRRVVLPQLRWPALFVAAYQTLSLLASYEYILLATDGGPGFYTTEVWALYAFHTALSNYFGNAQYGLGAALATVLVLIGLVASVLYLRFFNFRQLTQQPRIEVS, from the coding sequence GTGAGCCGGGTTCGCCGGATGGTGGAACCGGCCGCCGGCGGCGCGGGGGCCGCAGCCCTCGCGGCCGCCCGTCCAGCCGCGCCGTGGTGCCTGGGGGCAGGGTTCCTCCTGCCCTTTGCGCTGGTGGTGGCCGTGTTCTTCCTGGTCCCGGCGGTCCTGACGGTGATCCTGAGCCTGACGGACGTCAGCGTGGCCACGGGGCTGCGCGGGTTCCGCTGGGTGGGCCTGGAGAATTATCAGCGCGTCGTCACCGACCCGGTGGCGGGGCTGGTGCTCCGCAACACCCTGCTTTATGTGGGTGCCACCCTGACGCTGTTCAACGTCGGGCTGGCCCTGGTGCTGGCGCTGGCCACGGCCTTCCTGCCCGGGCGGTGGGGCGGGTTCTTCCGCGCGGTGTGGCTGCTTCCGCGCATCACCCCGTCGGTGGTCTACGTGCTGATGTGGAAGTACTTCGCCGCCGAGCGGCCCTACGGGGTGATCAACCAGGTGCTGGCCGCACTGGGGCTGCCGGCGGCCGGCAACTGGCTCTACGAGCACCCGTGGCCGATGGTCATCGCCATCAACGGGTTCGTCGGGGCGTCCATGGGGATGATCATCTTCAGCGCCGCCATCCAGGCCATCCCGCGGGAACAGCTCATCGCCGCCCAGGTGGACGGTGCGGGGACCTGGGCGCTGGTGCGGCGGGTGGTGCTGCCCCAGCTGCGCTGGCCGGCGCTGTTCGTGGCCGCCTACCAGACGCTGTCGCTGCTGGCGTCGTACGAGTACATCCTGCTGGCCACCGACGGCGGTCCGGGCTTCTACACCACCGAGGTCTGGGCGCTGTACGCCTTCCACACGGCCCTTTCGAACTACTTCGGCAACGCCCAGTACGGCCTCGGTGCCGCCTTGGCCACGGTGCTGGTGCTCATCGGCCTGGTGGCGTCGGTGCTCTACCTGCGCTTCTTCAACTTCCGGCAGTTGACGCAGCAGCCCCGGATCGAGGTCAGCTGA
- a CDS encoding ABC transporter ATP-binding protein — protein sequence MRIRLDGVTKRFGAVTAVDGLTLDLEPGRLVALLGPSGCGKSTTLYMLAGVLRPTAGDIYFDDVRVNDVPPQRRNVGMVFQSYALYPHMTVFENIAFPLRMQRVPETEIRRRVRQMAELVRVEALLDRRPEQLSGGQQQRVALARALVKRPALLLLDEPLSNLDAQLRQAMRAEIRRIQRELGVTAVLVTHDQTEAMTIADWVVLMNAGRCVAQGTPYELYQTPPNRFTASFIGHPPMNWLQGRVSGTRLQVDGLPVYLPLPAAARDGEVEIGIRPHHVQLVAPGRGHLDGAVTMIELLGHEKLVTVEAGRAAPGTAGVAVAGSGGDAAGGAARASGTSGDRGAARGTVRLQALVPADAAVVEGEAVGVRLPVSRLHLFRLSDGGRVALPGAARRPLAGSLATAPGDTVADEPAEESAGTAG from the coding sequence GTGAGGATCCGGCTGGACGGCGTGACCAAGCGCTTCGGTGCGGTGACGGCCGTCGACGGCCTGACCCTGGACCTGGAGCCCGGCCGGCTGGTGGCGCTGCTGGGGCCGTCCGGCTGCGGGAAGTCCACCACCCTCTACATGCTGGCCGGCGTGCTGCGGCCGACGGCGGGCGACATCTACTTCGACGACGTGCGGGTCAACGACGTGCCGCCCCAGCGGCGCAACGTGGGCATGGTCTTCCAGAGCTACGCCCTCTACCCGCACATGACGGTGTTCGAGAACATCGCCTTCCCCCTGCGGATGCAGCGGGTGCCGGAGACCGAGATCCGGCGGCGCGTCCGCCAGATGGCGGAGCTGGTGCGGGTCGAGGCGCTGCTGGACCGGCGGCCGGAACAGCTCTCGGGCGGCCAGCAGCAGCGGGTGGCGCTGGCCCGCGCCCTGGTCAAGCGGCCGGCCCTGCTCTTGCTGGATGAACCCCTGTCCAACCTGGACGCCCAGCTGCGCCAGGCCATGCGCGCCGAGATCCGCCGCATCCAGCGGGAGCTGGGCGTGACCGCGGTGCTGGTCACCCACGACCAGACCGAGGCGATGACCATCGCCGACTGGGTCGTGCTGATGAACGCCGGCCGCTGCGTCGCCCAGGGCACGCCGTACGAGCTCTACCAGACGCCGCCCAACCGCTTCACCGCTTCCTTCATCGGCCACCCGCCCATGAACTGGCTCCAGGGCCGGGTGAGCGGCACGCGCCTGCAGGTGGACGGCCTCCCCGTGTACCTGCCGCTGCCGGCGGCGGCGCGGGACGGCGAGGTGGAGATCGGTATCCGGCCGCACCACGTGCAGCTGGTGGCGCCGGGGCGCGGGCACCTGGACGGCGCCGTGACCATGATCGAGCTCCTCGGGCACGAGAAGCTGGTCACCGTGGAGGCGGGCCGGGCGGCGCCGGGAACGGCCGGGGTGGCGGTGGCCGGATCGGGGGGCGACGCGGCGGGCGGGGCGGCCAGGGCCTCGGGAACGTCCGGCGACCGGGGCGCTGCGCGGGGGACCGTGCGCCTGCAGGCCCTGGTGCCGGCCGACGCGGCGGTGGTCGAAGGGGAGGCGGTGGGCGTCCGGCTGCCGGTGTCGCGCCTCCATCTGTTCCGGTTGTCCGACGGCGGCCGTGTGGCCCTGCCGGGCGCAGCGCGCCGGCCGCTGGCAGGATCGCTGGCGACCGCACCGGGCGACACGGTGGCGGACGAACCGGCCGAAGAGAGCGCAGGGACAGCCGGATAA
- the tenA gene encoding thiaminase II produces the protein MVTDAGGTAPFHQQLEERSRPVWDAIFELPFVREVGDGTLALERFANFIAQDVLYLDQFARVLARGATLADTPVTREMFLRHAANVGRVEERLHEDLAPRIGLDVEAVRQQEPAPVTVAYTDHLLRVAHTGTLGELVAAVLPCYWVYARVGERLARRLPDHDVYRQWILAYASPEFHRSVDEQLALVDRLATLAGADERRLMHQWFLRSLRYEWMFWDQAYRTLRWPVAP, from the coding sequence GTGGTCACCGATGCAGGCGGAACCGCACCGTTTCACCAGCAGCTGGAGGAACGCAGCCGGCCCGTATGGGATGCGATCTTCGAGCTTCCCTTCGTCCGCGAAGTGGGGGACGGGACGCTGGCGCTGGAGAGATTTGCCAATTTCATCGCCCAAGACGTGCTCTATTTGGATCAGTTCGCCCGGGTCCTGGCCCGGGGGGCGACGCTGGCGGACACGCCGGTAACCCGCGAGATGTTCCTCCGCCACGCGGCCAACGTGGGGCGGGTCGAGGAGCGGCTGCATGAGGACCTGGCGCCACGCATCGGCTTGGACGTGGAAGCGGTCAGGCAACAGGAACCCGCGCCGGTCACCGTGGCGTACACCGATCACTTGCTCCGGGTGGCCCATACGGGCACGTTGGGGGAACTGGTCGCCGCGGTCCTTCCCTGTTACTGGGTCTACGCCCGGGTCGGCGAACGGCTGGCACGCCGGCTGCCCGACCACGATGTGTACCGGCAGTGGATTCTCGCGTATGCCAGTCCGGAATTCCACCGCAGCGTGGACGAACAGCTGGCCCTCGTGGACCGCCTGGCCACCTTGGCCGGTGCTGACGAGCGCCGCCTGATGCATCAATGGTTCCTGCGCAGCTTGCGATACGAGTGGATGTTCTGGGACCAGGCCTATCGGACCCTCCGCTGGCCCGTGGCCCCGTGA
- a CDS encoding CapA family protein, with the protein MTPRRIRTPMMRLAVLFAATLLVFGGGCGPLAEWAGLAPWGNPSAVDQPGDGPRGGQPPGDGPPGGQAPVGGISALPGAAEPAGPQGGPGGGRVLPGAGDELGPGDGPDGLAWQRASLASVGDVLIHNTLLAAARQKDGTYDFGPALAAVTPALRAADLAVANLEQPVTGADLGGYTGYPQFNSPPELLETLRQAGFDVLTNANNHTLDRGRRGVERTFANLERFGFIHAGTARNAEERDRIAVADAGGIRIAFLAYTYGTNGIPLPAPYLVNLIDPQQIAADIARARRAGVDLVSVSLHFGNEYETEPNRQQEDLVDQVLAAGADIVLGHHPHVLQRAELRPAGGAEGEAAPGEPGPGEQAGREARTATAGAPAGGAPAAGSDGSCTGRGPGQPAGQAGQAGRRPCLYKAVLFSQGNFLAGQIGEDRMTSALFWLDLARDPLTGRAGVTGIRYVPLYIHKGRVNGRWLWRPLPAREAAGDPARYQVPQADVPLLERAYRRALQRLEAPGVSWVPMEELAPAQGQ; encoded by the coding sequence GTGACTCCCCGGCGGATTCGCACCCCCATGATGCGTCTCGCCGTCCTTTTCGCGGCAACCCTGCTGGTGTTCGGCGGCGGGTGCGGTCCCCTGGCCGAATGGGCGGGCCTGGCACCGTGGGGGAACCCCTCCGCCGTGGATCAGCCCGGCGACGGGCCGCGGGGCGGGCAGCCCCCTGGCGATGGGCCGCCTGGTGGACAGGCTCCCGTCGGTGGGATTTCGGCCCTTCCTGGCGCCGCCGAACCCGCCGGTCCCCAGGGTGGCCCCGGCGGCGGCCGGGTTCTTCCCGGGGCGGGAGACGAACTCGGCCCCGGGGACGGACCGGACGGCCTTGCCTGGCAGCGGGCCAGCCTGGCCAGCGTGGGGGATGTGCTGATCCACAACACCCTGCTGGCGGCGGCCCGGCAAAAGGACGGGACCTACGATTTCGGGCCGGCCCTGGCGGCTGTGACCCCGGCCTTACGGGCCGCGGACCTGGCGGTGGCCAATCTGGAACAGCCCGTCACGGGCGCCGACCTGGGGGGCTACACGGGGTATCCCCAGTTCAACTCGCCCCCGGAACTGCTGGAGACCCTGCGCCAGGCCGGCTTCGACGTCCTGACCAATGCCAACAACCACACCCTGGATCGGGGCCGGCGGGGAGTGGAGCGCACCTTTGCCAACCTGGAGCGCTTTGGCTTTATCCATGCCGGCACCGCCCGCAACGCCGAGGAACGGGACCGTATCGCCGTGGCCGACGCGGGCGGCATCCGCATTGCCTTCCTGGCCTACACCTACGGCACCAACGGCATCCCCCTGCCGGCCCCCTATCTGGTCAACCTGATCGATCCCCAGCAGATCGCGGCGGACATCGCCCGGGCGCGGCGGGCGGGGGTCGATCTGGTGTCGGTCTCCCTGCATTTCGGCAACGAATACGAGACCGAACCCAACCGCCAGCAGGAGGACCTGGTCGACCAGGTCCTGGCAGCAGGCGCCGATATCGTGCTGGGCCACCATCCCCACGTGCTGCAGCGGGCCGAGTTGCGCCCGGCCGGGGGGGCCGAGGGAGAGGCAGCGCCGGGAGAGCCAGGGCCGGGGGAGCAAGCTGGGAGAGAGGCTCGCACCGCAACGGCCGGCGCCCCCGCTGGAGGGGCCCCCGCTGCCGGGTCTGACGGTTCCTGCACCGGGCGCGGGCCCGGGCAACCCGCCGGGCAAGCCGGGCAAGCCGGCCGGCGGCCTTGCCTTTACAAAGCGGTGCTGTTCTCCCAGGGCAACTTCCTGGCCGGGCAAATCGGGGAAGACCGCATGACCTCCGCCCTCTTCTGGCTGGACCTGGCCCGCGATCCCCTCACCGGCAGGGCAGGGGTAACGGGAATCCGTTACGTGCCCCTGTACATCCACAAGGGCAGGGTAAACGGGCGCTGGCTCTGGCGCCCCCTGCCGGCCCGGGAGGCGGCCGGCGATCCGGCCCGGTACCAGGTTCCTCAAGCCGACGTGCCCCTGCTGGAGCGGGCTTACCGGCGGGCGCTACAGCGCCTGGAGGCGCCGGGCGTAAGCTGGGTCCCCATGGAGGAGCTGGCACCCGCGCAGGGGCAGTGA
- a CDS encoding extracellular solute-binding protein, producing the protein MLDRWTNGVIGCMGRLARSRALRRALAAALVAGLLVLAGCGGSGGQPAAGDQAAGGAGSSGGEQGVQTVTLRAMTIGKPTERYRFDNLKDAVERLNQKLEQEGANVRVQLEGTHEDRPWDEYKQRFILAAEAGKAPDIILSGHEDVAPWAAAGHIVPLDEYVKDSPVYRDVFPTLWESVTLDGKIWGIPQDTEARPLYFWKSHLKQLGWTDQQIAQLPERIRSGDFTLDDLLDLAKQLQDRGIVPAGQGFWTRPQPGVDFYMFYLAYDGRMQDPATGKLVLDQEALLKEYRFFARARELGVLKPSLLGTDWSIWHRTVTGKQVGLFVGGSWQVAEWQDQYGLTDADVQDLGYALLPAGEKGKPGVTLSHPLVYMVTKYSQHPDLAARLILEATNPEFNTRHAVESNHLAILKSQLEQPEYKENRLLGDLAYMVEYAGFVPLHAQFGNYDQAIYRGLSAVVAGQMTPEQAVDTVVKQLQAQLRDEVIIR; encoded by the coding sequence GTGCTGGATCGGTGGACGAATGGCGTCATCGGGTGCATGGGCCGGCTCGCCCGCAGCCGCGCCTTGCGGCGGGCGCTGGCGGCGGCCCTGGTGGCGGGCCTGCTGGTGCTGGCTGGGTGCGGCGGTTCAGGCGGCCAGCCCGCGGCCGGCGATCAGGCTGCGGGCGGGGCCGGTTCGTCCGGCGGGGAGCAGGGGGTCCAGACCGTCACCCTGCGGGCCATGACCATCGGCAAGCCCACGGAGCGCTACCGGTTCGACAACCTGAAGGACGCGGTGGAGCGCCTCAACCAGAAGCTCGAGCAGGAGGGGGCGAACGTCCGCGTCCAGCTGGAAGGTACCCACGAGGACCGCCCGTGGGACGAGTACAAGCAGCGGTTCATCCTGGCAGCCGAGGCGGGCAAGGCGCCGGACATCATCCTCAGCGGCCACGAGGACGTGGCGCCGTGGGCGGCGGCCGGGCACATCGTTCCCCTGGACGAGTACGTCAAGGACAGCCCGGTGTACCGGGACGTGTTCCCGACCCTGTGGGAGTCCGTGACCCTGGACGGCAAGATCTGGGGCATCCCGCAGGATACCGAGGCGCGGCCCCTTTACTTCTGGAAGTCGCACCTCAAGCAGCTGGGCTGGACCGACCAGCAGATCGCCCAGCTGCCCGAGCGCATCAGGAGCGGCGACTTCACCCTGGACGACCTGCTGGATCTCGCCAAGCAGCTCCAGGACCGCGGCATCGTGCCGGCCGGCCAGGGGTTCTGGACCCGGCCGCAGCCGGGCGTCGACTTCTACATGTTCTACCTGGCCTACGACGGCCGGATGCAGGACCCGGCGACGGGGAAGCTGGTGCTGGATCAGGAGGCGCTGCTGAAGGAGTACCGGTTCTTCGCCCGGGCGCGGGAACTGGGCGTGCTGAAGCCGTCGCTGCTCGGCACCGACTGGTCCATCTGGCACCGCACGGTGACGGGCAAGCAGGTGGGCCTGTTCGTCGGCGGCTCGTGGCAGGTGGCCGAGTGGCAGGACCAGTACGGCCTGACGGACGCCGATGTCCAGGATCTGGGCTACGCGCTGCTGCCGGCGGGCGAGAAGGGCAAGCCGGGGGTCACCCTCTCCCACCCGCTGGTCTACATGGTGACGAAGTACTCCCAGCACCCCGACTTGGCGGCGCGGCTGATCCTGGAGGCGACGAACCCCGAGTTCAACACGCGCCATGCGGTGGAGAGCAACCACCTGGCGATCCTGAAGTCCCAGCTCGAGCAGCCTGAGTACAAGGAGAACCGGCTGCTGGGCGACCTCGCGTACATGGTCGAATACGCCGGGTTCGTCCCGCTGCACGCGCAGTTCGGCAACTACGACCAGGCCATCTACCGCGGGCTGTCGGCGGTGGTGGCCGGGCAGATGACGCCGGAGCAGGCCGTCGACACGGTGGTGAAGCAGCTGCAGGCGCAGCTCCGCGACGAGGTGATCATCCGGTGA
- the ribD gene encoding bifunctional diaminohydroxyphosphoribosylaminopyrimidine deaminase/5-amino-6-(5-phosphoribosylamino)uracil reductase RibD: MTPSIAGTGGRGAPPAGEPSGVLAACRRDDWPVTDRAFMRRALRLAARARGRTHPNPIVGAVIVRDGEVVGEGFHRRAGEPHAEIEALRTAGERARGATLYVTLEPCCHYGRTPPCTGAIMAAGVRRVVVAMVDPDPRVAGRGIAALAAAGIEVAVGLEEEAARRLNEAYIVHRRLGRPMVTAKYAMTLDGRIATARGDSRWVTGIRARRWAHRLRDRVDAILVGVGTVLADDPLLTVRLHPGGRDPLRIVLDSHARTPPTARVVQVARLSPAPTWVAVTPGAPAARVRGLEEAGARIVTLPAGPDGRVSLPHLLRLLAAEGVVHLLVEGGATVHGAFFGARLVDRVVALVAPKLAGGAEAPGPIAGPGVERMADAPVLRRVFARRLGSDWLIGGYLYDPTSPEETGGDPAGGRGASGGRGCADGPS; the protein is encoded by the coding sequence GTGACGCCGTCCATCGCCGGGACCGGTGGCCGGGGAGCCCCGCCAGCGGGTGAGCCCTCCGGCGTCCTCGCCGCTTGCCGTCGTGACGACTGGCCGGTGACCGACCGGGCGTTCATGCGTCGTGCCTTGCGGCTGGCCGCCCGGGCCCGCGGCCGGACCCATCCCAATCCCATTGTCGGTGCCGTGATCGTCCGGGACGGGGAGGTGGTCGGGGAAGGCTTTCACCGGCGGGCGGGAGAGCCCCACGCCGAGATCGAGGCCCTCCGGACGGCGGGTGAACGGGCGCGGGGAGCTACCCTCTACGTCACGCTGGAGCCCTGCTGCCATTACGGCCGCACCCCGCCGTGTACCGGTGCCATCATGGCGGCAGGCGTCCGCCGGGTGGTGGTGGCCATGGTGGATCCGGACCCGCGGGTGGCCGGTCGCGGGATCGCGGCGCTGGCGGCCGCCGGCATCGAAGTCGCCGTCGGGCTGGAAGAGGAAGCCGCCCGGCGACTGAATGAGGCGTATATCGTCCACCGGCGGCTGGGCCGCCCCATGGTCACGGCGAAGTACGCCATGACGCTGGACGGGCGCATCGCCACCGCCCGGGGCGACAGCCGCTGGGTCACCGGGATCCGCGCCCGGCGGTGGGCCCACCGGTTACGGGACCGGGTGGACGCCATCCTGGTCGGGGTCGGCACGGTCCTCGCCGACGATCCGCTGCTGACCGTCCGCCTCCATCCGGGCGGCCGGGATCCCCTGCGCATCGTCCTCGACAGTCACGCCCGCACACCTCCCACGGCCCGCGTGGTTCAGGTGGCCCGTCTGTCGCCGGCGCCAACCTGGGTGGCCGTCACCCCCGGCGCACCGGCCGCGCGGGTCCGGGGCCTGGAAGAGGCGGGGGCACGGATCGTCACCCTCCCCGCCGGGCCGGATGGCCGGGTCTCCCTCCCCCACCTGCTGCGGCTTTTGGCCGCGGAGGGCGTCGTCCACCTGCTGGTGGAAGGAGGCGCCACCGTGCACGGGGCGTTCTTCGGCGCACGGCTGGTGGACCGCGTCGTGGCGCTGGTGGCCCCCAAGCTGGCCGGCGGGGCGGAGGCGCCCGGGCCCATCGCCGGGCCCGGAGTGGAGCGGATGGCCGACGCGCCCGTGCTCCGCCGGGTTTTCGCCCGGCGGCTGGGCAGCGACTGGCTCATCGGCGGCTATCTGTATGATCCCACGAGCCCGGAAGAGACCGGCGGGGACCCGGCCGGCGGGAGGGGGGCGAGCGGGGGGAGGGGATGTGCGGACGGCCCGTCGTGA